Proteins encoded in a region of the Anopheles ziemanni chromosome 2, idAnoZiCoDA_A2_x.2, whole genome shotgun sequence genome:
- the LOC131294314 gene encoding longitudinals lacking protein, isoforms N/O/W/X/Y-like yields the protein MLEPKVMIMDDGLARYVCPQCGVKYKKMSALRGHMKECGKGAQCPVCPKIVTQKQLWSDYYNFGSLTDDLYGRSDPGRQLSQQARLIAARKNGQNFPCLKCGKWYSTRSIMLRHMNHECGVEKKIQCKFCYKKFRRKWNLEQHIKRLHMSERSMS from the exons ATGCTGGAACCGAAGGTTATGATCATGGACGACGGCCTGGCACGCTACGTGTGTCCGCAGTGTGGCGTGAAGTACAAAAAGATGAGCGCCCTGCGCGGTCACATGAAGGAGTGTGGCAAGGGCGCCCAGTGCCCGGTCTGTCCGAAGATCGTAACACAGAAGC AGCTGTGGAGCGATTACTACAACTTCGGCTCGCTGACGGACGACCTGTACGGGCGGAGCGACCCGGGACGCCAGCTGAGCCAGCAGGCCCGGCTAATAGCGGCGCGCAAGAACGGTCAGAACTTTCCCTGCCTCAAGTGCGGCAAGTGGTACTCGACCCGCAGCATCATGCTGCGGCACATGAACCACGAGTGCGGCGTCGAGAAGAAGATCCAGTGCAAGTTTTGCTACAAAAAGTTCCGCCGCAAATGGAACCTGGAGCAGCACATCAAGCGACTGCACATGAGCGAACG TTCCATGTCCTAA